A single genomic interval of Lacrimispora sphenoides JCM 1415 harbors:
- the apgM gene encoding 2,3-bisphosphoglycerate-independent phosphoglycerate mutase, translating into MRKRQGILIISDGLGDRPIKALGGLTPLEYANTPNLDRLAREGCTGNVYPIAPGIPVGTDVGHMEIFGCDSDKYYPGRGPLEALSGGIEILEGDVAFRGNFGTIDEEYTVIDRRAGRIQEGTRELAEALSGMKLRDGTTVLVKELTQHRVAVVLRGKGLSAAIVPTDVGTANEGAKLVIPCPEDPACKEAAKTAENLWEFTRNAIEILKNHPVNQERIRKGLLPANVIITRGPGQLSTIPSTARQLGIRALCIAGDITVGGIARLVGFDYYIQDSFTGGFRTDIMGKARKAVESIKEGYDWVIVHIKGTDLAGHDNQPLEKVRIIEEIDGMAGYIMDHINGEQCYIAFTADHSTPCEARDHTGDGVPTILWGWDVRRDKTEKAGETFFMEGALQSLKARDIFTMQMDLMGFTKKRGA; encoded by the coding sequence ATGAGGAAAAGACAGGGAATACTGATTATTTCAGATGGGCTGGGAGACCGGCCAATAAAAGCGCTGGGCGGTTTAACCCCGTTAGAATATGCAAATACGCCAAACCTGGACCGCCTGGCAAGGGAAGGCTGCACAGGGAACGTCTATCCTATCGCCCCAGGGATACCCGTTGGCACCGATGTGGGCCATATGGAGATCTTTGGCTGCGATTCCGATAAGTACTACCCCGGCAGAGGCCCTCTGGAAGCTTTAAGCGGAGGAATCGAAATCCTGGAAGGAGATGTTGCCTTTCGGGGGAATTTTGGAACCATTGACGAGGAATATACAGTGATCGACCGGAGAGCCGGACGGATTCAGGAGGGGACCAGGGAACTTGCCGAAGCCTTATCCGGAATGAAGCTTAGAGACGGCACAACAGTTCTCGTGAAAGAGCTGACCCAGCACAGGGTCGCAGTGGTACTTCGAGGGAAGGGACTGTCTGCGGCTATTGTACCCACAGATGTAGGTACTGCAAACGAAGGAGCAAAGCTGGTAATCCCCTGTCCAGAGGATCCGGCCTGTAAAGAGGCTGCAAAAACTGCTGAAAACCTGTGGGAATTCACCAGGAATGCTATAGAGATCCTAAAAAACCATCCTGTCAACCAGGAACGGATCAGGAAGGGCCTGCTGCCGGCTAACGTAATCATAACCAGGGGGCCGGGGCAGCTAAGCACCATACCGAGTACGGCCCGGCAGCTGGGCATCCGCGCCCTCTGCATTGCAGGCGATATCACAGTAGGAGGGATCGCCCGGCTGGTTGGATTCGATTATTACATACAGGATTCCTTTACCGGGGGATTTCGCACAGACATCATGGGAAAAGCCAGGAAGGCTGTGGAATCGATAAAGGAAGGCTACGACTGGGTCATCGTCCATATAAAGGGCACCGATCTGGCAGGTCATGACAACCAGCCTCTGGAAAAGGTCCGGATCATAGAAGAGATCGACGGCATGGCAGGCTATATCATGGATCACATTAACGGAGAACAATGTTACATCGCTTTCACAGCAGACCATTCCACCCCCTGTGAAGCAAGAGACCATACAGGAGACGGTGTCCCCACCATTCTCTGGGGTTGGGACGTAAGACGGGATAAGACAGAAAAGGCGGGAGAAACCTTTTTTATGGAAGGAGCCTTACAAAGCCTTAAGGCAAGGGATATATTTACCATGCAAATGGACCTGATGGGCTTTACCAAAAAAAGAGGAGCCTGA